One Legionella hackeliae DNA segment encodes these proteins:
- a CDS encoding S1C family serine protease: MKHKWLTVLFSCAIAMVFPSYGTTLDELLPNERNTVEIFQKFSPKVVYVHRMATVVNHSSYERMQVVAGAGSGIIWDAAGHIVTNFHVINGADNLTVSIGKLTVPAKVVGAEPRKDIAVLAIKSPKALELLKSFTPFELAPTNELLVGQKTIAIGNPFGLDHSLTVGVISALGRQVPGAGGVTIRDMIQTDTSINPGNSGGPLLDSKGRLLGLNTAIYSNSGSSAGVGFAVPADDIARIVPQLIKNGRVMLSGIGIQVVEPHIAKKLGVDKGLLVADVLPHTPAAQAKLRGTLRDSWGRIHIGDVIIAINGHPVKNYDVFYNILVDIKVGEPITLTVVRQGKTLNFKMKTIDIAAY, encoded by the coding sequence ATGAAACATAAATGGCTAACTGTATTATTTTCTTGTGCTATTGCAATGGTTTTTCCTTCCTACGGTACTACCTTAGATGAGTTGTTACCCAATGAAAGAAATACTGTTGAAATCTTTCAAAAATTTTCGCCCAAGGTAGTGTATGTACACCGTATGGCAACCGTTGTTAACCATTCCTCTTATGAGCGCATGCAAGTTGTCGCGGGAGCCGGTTCAGGGATTATTTGGGATGCGGCAGGTCATATTGTTACCAATTTCCACGTGATTAATGGTGCGGATAATTTAACGGTTAGTATTGGAAAGTTAACTGTACCTGCTAAGGTGGTTGGGGCTGAGCCTCGAAAAGATATTGCAGTACTGGCAATTAAATCACCCAAGGCATTAGAGCTTTTAAAATCATTTACTCCTTTTGAATTAGCGCCTACTAATGAATTACTGGTCGGGCAGAAAACCATTGCTATTGGTAATCCCTTTGGCTTGGATCATAGTTTAACAGTGGGAGTAATTTCTGCCTTAGGTCGCCAAGTGCCAGGGGCTGGCGGCGTAACTATTCGTGACATGATTCAAACAGATACTTCGATAAATCCAGGAAATTCTGGTGGTCCTTTATTAGATAGCAAAGGACGACTTCTTGGTTTGAATACAGCAATTTATTCAAATTCTGGTTCTTCAGCTGGAGTTGGTTTTGCAGTTCCTGCAGATGACATTGCGCGTATTGTTCCTCAGTTAATTAAAAATGGCCGTGTAATGTTGTCTGGAATTGGTATTCAAGTTGTCGAGCCGCATATCGCAAAAAAATTAGGCGTTGATAAAGGATTGTTAGTTGCAGATGTACTCCCGCATACACCGGCTGCTCAAGCCAAATTGCGCGGTACTTTGCGTGACAGCTGGGGACGTATACACATTGGTGACGTAATTATTGCGATAAATGGCCATCCTGTAAAAAATTATGATGTTTTTTACAACATTCTTGTAGATATCAAAGTAGGCGAACCGATCACACTAACAGTAGTCAGACAAGGTAAAACACTTAACTTCAAGATGAAGACAATTGATATTGCTGCCTATTAA
- a CDS encoding gluzincin family metallopeptidase yields the protein MEPVTIAIICATAFGVVAVLSAFIRQLLLSRDKNLNDQAQQIALAQEIKELENLRTQMASNKRFDSHYQVLGSNKEAIQYLDQKIEDILKKKTDLIERYAQIAVKESTAIVGGEQSAERKATCDKLKREIDNELEFYNSELEQLQKRRDSLWDTHSELKDYLLDQEKQRNQNLDDIYQRHTGLLEKIYLRHNKNSETVAVKSIDAGTETFKALIMAPINLLMQYFKPSSNVNDEQAKDEINSRGDVSEAEDDINGKDEDTVENSPKDEENTNDSDTKTEFAV from the coding sequence ATGGAACCAGTTACTATAGCGATCATTTGTGCAACAGCATTTGGCGTTGTTGCCGTCTTATCTGCATTTATCCGACAGTTATTATTAAGTCGCGATAAAAATTTGAATGATCAGGCACAGCAAATAGCACTCGCCCAGGAAATAAAAGAATTAGAAAACCTGCGTACTCAAATGGCAAGTAATAAGCGATTTGATTCTCACTACCAGGTTTTAGGTTCAAACAAAGAGGCCATTCAGTATCTTGATCAGAAAATCGAGGATATTCTCAAAAAGAAAACCGATTTAATTGAACGTTATGCTCAAATTGCAGTTAAAGAGTCGACTGCTATTGTTGGCGGGGAGCAATCTGCTGAGCGGAAAGCAACCTGCGATAAACTCAAACGAGAAATTGATAATGAGCTAGAGTTTTACAATAGTGAGCTTGAGCAACTGCAAAAAAGACGTGATTCTCTTTGGGATACTCACTCTGAACTAAAGGATTATCTTTTAGATCAGGAAAAACAGCGTAATCAAAATCTTGATGATATTTATCAACGGCATACTGGTTTACTTGAAAAGATCTATTTGCGTCATAATAAAAACAGTGAAACGGTTGCTGTGAAGTCAATCGATGCTGGAACGGAAACATTTAAAGCATTGATTATGGCTCCTATTAACTTGCTAATGCAGTATTTTAAACCCTCAAGCAATGTTAATGATGAGCAGGCTAAAGACGAAATTAATTCAAGAGGAGATGTATCGGAAGCCGAGGATGACATCAATGGTAAAGATGAAGATACCGTTGAAAATTCACCAAAGGATGAAGAAAACACAAACGATAGTGATACAAAAACTGAATTTGCTGTTTAA
- a CDS encoding AsmA family protein — translation MKFLKKLVVCLVVLLIVATVFLWALAKSIRPEVVKDYVSAQLTHLTNQQSQVDGDISWQLFPRPGIKITGVRIGNKSEQSAYSVTLENLLFNLKITPLLRGQLVFSELDVNGFLLTINPNTTPPLVKKGQLSAKKSQHVAEQFAIERILLSRGEVNYQNNQQVIKLSNLQIGAERFNLKKLSFPLQFKTQVDVAVEGKPLMKAQVNFNGSTALSMHLFDKPFATLQNTPLAGQLTIQDLTVNQLKISKIRATVKTKTGILLLNPLTLNLYNGESVGDLSYEITSKKLTLNQTATNLNGNKLIYDLVKKKLFKGSVDFSIHTQANMDGNWQDNTFGQGNLTIKDGVVESVNLNKVIDGTSDKINNLLSGKKDKANDVLQLSQFDDPAFFKGHTNFKLLTIQYTLQNAKLLSDSLVLQTDRLQLKGDGQLDLKDNNIDSRLQAKVSLTDPEVDKIQQLLGGSFPLLVKGTLTTPSVLPDLKIINPILTRFWLKETLAKPVKVIHKQIKTLLTNKND, via the coding sequence ATGAAATTTCTAAAAAAATTAGTTGTCTGCCTAGTTGTTCTATTGATAGTCGCTACGGTTTTTTTATGGGCTCTTGCTAAATCTATTCGTCCAGAAGTCGTTAAAGATTATGTAAGTGCTCAGCTAACCCATTTAACGAATCAACAAAGTCAGGTTGATGGTGATATCTCGTGGCAGCTGTTTCCAAGACCAGGAATAAAAATTACAGGCGTAAGAATTGGCAATAAAAGTGAGCAAAGTGCTTACTCGGTAACATTAGAAAATTTACTGTTTAATTTAAAAATTACTCCTTTACTACGTGGGCAATTGGTTTTTAGTGAGCTAGATGTGAATGGTTTTCTACTCACTATTAATCCTAACACCACTCCCCCCCTTGTCAAAAAGGGGCAACTATCTGCTAAAAAATCACAGCATGTTGCAGAACAATTTGCTATTGAACGCATTCTTCTAAGTCGTGGGGAAGTGAACTATCAAAACAATCAGCAGGTTATTAAACTTTCAAATCTTCAAATAGGGGCTGAACGATTTAATCTAAAGAAACTTTCCTTCCCCCTACAGTTTAAAACACAGGTCGATGTTGCTGTTGAGGGCAAACCTCTGATGAAAGCTCAGGTTAATTTTAACGGGAGTACTGCCTTATCAATGCATCTTTTTGATAAGCCATTCGCTACACTTCAAAATACACCACTAGCAGGCCAACTTACGATTCAAGACCTTACAGTCAATCAATTAAAAATAAGCAAAATAAGAGCAACTGTAAAAACTAAAACAGGTATTTTGCTGTTAAATCCACTGACATTGAATCTGTATAACGGTGAGTCAGTAGGTGATCTGAGTTATGAAATCACCAGTAAAAAGCTCACCTTAAACCAAACAGCCACTAATCTGAATGGCAATAAACTTATTTATGACCTTGTTAAAAAGAAACTATTCAAGGGGAGTGTTGATTTCTCTATTCATACCCAAGCTAATATGGATGGAAATTGGCAAGATAATACTTTTGGCCAGGGTAATTTAACCATTAAAGATGGTGTGGTTGAATCCGTAAATTTAAATAAAGTTATTGATGGCACCAGTGATAAAATTAATAATTTACTCAGTGGCAAAAAAGATAAGGCAAATGATGTTTTGCAATTAAGCCAATTTGATGATCCTGCCTTTTTCAAAGGCCACACCAATTTTAAATTGCTTACAATTCAGTATACGCTGCAGAATGCTAAATTATTAAGTGACTCTCTAGTCCTGCAAACTGACCGACTCCAACTTAAGGGAGATGGTCAGTTAGATTTAAAGGACAACAACATAGATAGTCGTTTGCAGGCGAAGGTAAGCCTTACCGATCCAGAAGTTGATAAAATTCAGCAATTGCTAGGCGGAAGTTTCCCTCTTCTCGTTAAAGGTACCTTAACAACACCTTCTGTGCTGCCTGATTTAAAAATTATTAATCCCATTTTGACTCGATTTTGGTTAAAAGAAACATTAGCAAAACCTGTGAAAGTCATTCACAAACAAATTAAAACACTCTTAACCAATAAGAATGATTAG
- the mutY gene encoding A/G-specific adenine glycosylase, with amino-acid sequence MIRQLHEQFSQPLLAWFDQFGRKDLPWQNPRNPYRVWVSEIMLQQTQVKTVIPYFNHFMEHFPTLWDLASSPEDEVLALWSGLGYYSRARNLHKTAKLVCEHYQGHFPTNLEELTSLPGIGESTAAAIVSQAFNLPAAILDGNVKRVLCRYFKIAGWPEKTSVKKTLWRLANHCMSQERCADYTQAIMDLGATCCTSRNPNCHRCPLNDSCLAKQNDEVSQYPEKKPKKVLPHKEEQFLLLHNAENKIFLEKRPPAGLWGGLWCLPSIHVDSCPEAYIQKVYHFTSFKTRELLRLKHSFSHFHLHIRAISILTIATKDNVISENSGKWYRLSELKHLGLAKPIATIIQHFQATLAETTQPDAE; translated from the coding sequence ATGATTAGACAGCTACACGAACAATTTAGCCAGCCGTTGTTAGCCTGGTTTGATCAGTTTGGCCGTAAGGATTTACCGTGGCAAAATCCGCGTAATCCTTACAGAGTCTGGGTTTCTGAAATTATGCTACAGCAAACCCAGGTTAAAACAGTTATTCCCTATTTTAATCACTTTATGGAGCATTTCCCGACTCTTTGGGATTTAGCTAGCTCACCAGAAGATGAGGTTTTAGCGTTATGGTCTGGCTTAGGGTATTACAGTCGCGCCCGTAATTTGCATAAAACAGCAAAACTTGTTTGTGAACACTATCAAGGGCATTTTCCCACTAACTTAGAGGAACTAACGTCTTTACCAGGCATTGGGGAATCTACTGCAGCAGCTATCGTCTCCCAGGCATTTAACTTACCTGCGGCAATTTTAGACGGTAACGTAAAGCGTGTTTTATGTCGCTACTTTAAGATAGCAGGCTGGCCAGAAAAAACCTCTGTTAAGAAAACACTTTGGCGACTGGCTAATCATTGCATGTCTCAAGAACGTTGTGCCGATTATACCCAGGCGATTATGGATTTAGGAGCCACCTGTTGCACCAGCAGAAATCCTAATTGTCATCGTTGCCCTTTAAATGATTCTTGTTTGGCTAAGCAGAATGATGAGGTTAGCCAATATCCCGAGAAAAAACCTAAAAAAGTATTACCCCACAAGGAAGAGCAATTTTTATTACTGCACAACGCCGAAAATAAAATTTTTCTCGAAAAAAGACCACCTGCAGGTCTTTGGGGTGGGCTCTGGTGCCTGCCAAGTATTCATGTAGATAGCTGCCCAGAAGCATATATTCAAAAGGTTTATCATTTTACCAGCTTTAAAACTAGAGAATTATTGAGGCTTAAGCATTCCTTTAGCCATTTTCACTTACATATTCGAGCCATTAGTATTCTTACCATAGCCACAAAAGACAATGTCATTTCGGAAAATTCAGGTAAATGGTATCGCTTAAGCGAACTAAAACATCTTGGGCTTGCAAAGCCCATTGCAACTATTATTCAGCATTTTCAAGCAACGCTTGCTGAGACGACTCAACCTGACGCTGAGTAA
- a CDS encoding MFS transporter, translated as MLSKQRHLFKNASFRHFMLSCMLAMFGNGLTYIVMVWALIRFDASVVSTAILMACFWLPNVLLGPFLGVLADRYNRKKVLLFTVGARALCLFGFALIAYHNRITPFAIYFLATVIGTLLAAYIPAAMAFIREIIVEEEDLLYANAMLDTAYEVGAALGMGSAGLILAGTSFATCFVINGACYLFATIFILGITYDRQAKTKEIIESFFRQFVEGGRYIMQRTPILLVYLVQGLFFISYMTAPVLLAPFAKSVLHSNVAQFGWLEAALSAGIILGGFLSPWLSTLFSLSKVILGQVLLGILSFYLFSHTQNTELAILYHFFIGFSFSSWALLTTLAQEMTDLDYQGRVQSLFNSMSGAVIILFYYVLVCWKDIPVTKLYSAETILLCLAGVILIFMTITQRQVESSQQALLENAE; from the coding sequence ATGTTGAGCAAACAACGTCATCTTTTTAAAAATGCCTCCTTCAGGCATTTTATGCTAAGTTGTATGTTAGCCATGTTTGGTAATGGTTTGACGTACATCGTCATGGTGTGGGCGCTGATACGATTTGACGCATCAGTAGTTTCTACTGCTATTCTTATGGCCTGTTTTTGGCTTCCCAACGTATTATTGGGACCTTTTTTAGGTGTACTCGCCGATCGTTATAACCGAAAAAAGGTACTTTTGTTTACCGTCGGTGCACGTGCGCTTTGTTTATTTGGTTTTGCACTGATTGCTTATCACAATCGTATCACGCCTTTTGCCATTTATTTTCTGGCTACTGTCATTGGTACGCTACTCGCTGCCTACATTCCGGCAGCTATGGCTTTTATTCGTGAAATTATTGTCGAAGAAGAGGACTTGCTTTATGCAAATGCAATGCTGGATACAGCCTATGAAGTAGGGGCTGCACTTGGGATGGGAAGTGCTGGGCTTATTTTGGCAGGGACCTCTTTCGCAACTTGTTTTGTTATTAATGGTGCATGCTATTTATTTGCAACAATTTTTATTCTTGGTATCACCTATGATAGACAAGCAAAAACGAAAGAAATTATTGAGTCATTCTTTAGGCAGTTTGTCGAAGGTGGACGCTATATCATGCAACGCACACCTATTTTGCTTGTTTATTTAGTTCAGGGATTGTTTTTTATATCCTATATGACAGCACCTGTATTATTGGCACCTTTTGCAAAGTCAGTGTTACATAGTAATGTTGCACAATTTGGTTGGTTGGAGGCTGCATTATCAGCGGGAATTATTTTGGGTGGTTTCCTCAGTCCTTGGTTATCGACTCTTTTTTCATTATCAAAAGTTATTTTGGGACAAGTGCTACTGGGTATTCTTTCATTTTATCTCTTTAGTCATACCCAAAATACCGAGTTGGCGATTTTGTACCATTTCTTTATTGGTTTTTCTTTTTCGTCATGGGCTTTATTAACTACTTTAGCTCAAGAAATGACTGATCTAGATTATCAAGGCAGGGTACAATCCCTATTTAACAGTATGTCTGGTGCGGTTATTATTCTCTTTTATTACGTTTTAGTTTGTTGGAAAGATATTCCAGTAACCAAGTTGTACTCTGCAGAAACTATTTTACTTTGTTTAGCGGGTGTTATTTTAATTTTCATGACAATTACTCAGCGTCAGGTTGAGTCGTCTCAGCAAGCGTTGCTTGAAAATGCTGAATAA
- a CDS encoding calcium/sodium antiporter yields the protein MVILLVIISFIALLWAANQLVTGASGIAAYYRLSPLVIGFTLVALGTSAPEIMIAITASIEGYTDITIGNAIGTNIANIGLVLGLTTLIKPIRVQSTLMRREYPLLFLVMLFSYSLMLDGYLGVLDGCLLLLMCLAILGYFILITRQQRPQKQLTMAFQQAALGKHSIKSHIVSLLLGLIVLPISSKYLINTSLELGHILGISDLVMGLTFISIGTSLPELATSIVAITKGADDIAVGNILGANIFNLLAVMIFPSIIHPAAISTTLLWRDIPVMFITTFVLLWINYRNKKRLVRWHGGILVLIYCCYMLSLIINAVVNQ from the coding sequence ATGGTCATTTTACTTGTAATAATTAGCTTTATTGCTTTGCTGTGGGCCGCAAATCAGCTGGTCACAGGTGCATCTGGAATTGCAGCTTACTATCGCCTGTCTCCATTGGTTATTGGTTTTACCCTGGTTGCTCTAGGCACGTCTGCTCCTGAAATTATGATCGCTATTACAGCGTCTATAGAAGGTTATACTGATATTACTATTGGCAATGCAATTGGAACAAACATCGCTAATATAGGGTTAGTTTTAGGATTAACCACATTAATAAAGCCCATTCGAGTCCAATCTACATTAATGCGTAGAGAATACCCCTTGCTCTTCTTGGTAATGCTTTTTTCTTATTCCTTGATGCTTGATGGTTACCTGGGTGTTCTTGATGGTTGTTTATTGTTATTAATGTGTCTTGCTATTCTTGGTTATTTTATTTTAATAACCCGTCAACAACGTCCACAAAAACAGTTGACCATGGCTTTCCAACAAGCAGCCTTGGGAAAGCATTCTATTAAATCACATATAGTTAGCTTATTATTGGGTTTAATTGTACTTCCTATTAGCTCCAAATATTTAATCAATACCAGTCTCGAACTTGGACATATCCTTGGTATAAGTGACTTAGTCATGGGATTAACCTTTATTTCAATAGGAACAAGTTTGCCTGAGTTAGCAACCTCAATCGTTGCCATCACTAAAGGAGCTGATGATATTGCCGTGGGTAATATTCTAGGCGCCAATATATTTAATTTGCTTGCCGTAATGATCTTCCCTAGCATCATCCACCCTGCTGCAATAAGCACTACCTTGCTTTGGCGAGATATCCCTGTGATGTTTATCACAACATTTGTTCTGTTATGGATTAATTATCGCAATAAAAAAAGACTGGTACGTTGGCACGGAGGGATTCTGGTTTTGATTTATTGTTGCTATATGCTGTCTTTAATCATTAACGCAGTGGTTAATCAATAG
- a CDS encoding tetratricopeptide repeat protein, translating into MRFLLRITLITILALAELACTTRSNLIEGIRSFRVQDYRQAFVRLKPEAIKGKPDAQYAVGYMYYYGQGVVENRKKAWYWINKAAQAGQPEAVAALAILQQQPQNILP; encoded by the coding sequence ATGCGTTTCCTACTGCGAATAACTCTGATAACAATTTTAGCTCTTGCTGAGCTTGCTTGTACAACCCGCTCGAATTTAATAGAAGGTATCAGAAGTTTTCGTGTACAAGATTATCGGCAGGCATTTGTGCGATTAAAACCTGAGGCTATAAAAGGGAAGCCTGATGCTCAATATGCGGTTGGTTATATGTATTATTACGGACAGGGTGTTGTTGAGAACCGTAAAAAAGCATGGTATTGGATTAATAAAGCCGCACAGGCAGGACAACCTGAGGCCGTTGCCGCACTCGCCATTTTGCAACAACAACCACAAAATATTTTACCTTAA
- a CDS encoding type II secretion system protein N, with the protein MKDTKLSFAYNEPKLLIAVVVFFLTCFLFLWEIINYFQSNKQIAVATTYIKQPVQEALHSNSPLFMVPLFGNYVPTNLTDADIKQSMLDVEVVGIMFDKKEEHSQVILKAGGGQEKIYSIGDSLPGGAIIKRISPNGVVVLHNGALESLSLPKNELIFEAPAKPLIEE; encoded by the coding sequence ATGAAAGATACTAAATTGTCGTTTGCTTATAATGAGCCAAAATTGTTGATCGCTGTAGTGGTGTTTTTTTTAACCTGCTTTTTATTTTTGTGGGAGATCATCAACTACTTTCAATCTAATAAGCAGATAGCTGTGGCTACGACCTATATTAAACAACCTGTACAGGAAGCATTGCATAGTAATTCACCTTTATTTATGGTGCCATTATTTGGTAATTATGTACCAACAAATTTGACAGACGCAGACATCAAACAATCTATGCTTGATGTCGAAGTAGTGGGTATCATGTTTGATAAGAAAGAGGAACACTCCCAAGTAATTCTCAAGGCCGGAGGAGGACAGGAAAAAATTTATTCTATTGGTGATTCCTTGCCTGGTGGAGCTATTATTAAACGGATTTCGCCTAATGGTGTAGTCGTATTGCATAATGGTGCGCTTGAGAGTTTAAGTTTGCCAAAAAATGAATTAATCTTCGAAGCTCCAGCAAAACCGCTGATTGAGGAATAA
- a CDS encoding methyltransferase, translating to MQTHHEPAYIQLAIMSRWYVVSRAIHTMAKLGIANYMSLEPMKIETLAKLTDTVPDLLERLLKFLSAYQIVNCQDDTCSLTKLSLPLRDDDPHSIRDVLCMVDDSWWQAFSCLDTSLKTGNSAFSHQHGEDFFSFLSKHPEKQKNFDRGMAKLSTYDDNSIADAFNFSQCSHLIDMGGGRGGLVKALSQKYPHLKLTLFDTPQVINQLSNSDFSAQVELVAGDFLKSIPKVDAYMFKGVLHDFNDDFMHQILSNCYRQMPEDATLFIAEQVLPDNEGPHPNKTMDIVMMVLLGGRQRSLSEWQKSIEPAGFIYQDSYKTNSLFTLMRFKPRK from the coding sequence ATGCAAACACATCACGAACCTGCTTATATCCAATTGGCAATCATGTCTCGATGGTATGTTGTTTCACGTGCCATCCACACTATGGCAAAACTTGGTATAGCCAATTATATGTCGTTAGAACCCATGAAAATTGAAACCTTAGCGAAATTGACTGACACTGTGCCCGACTTATTAGAACGATTATTGAAGTTTTTAAGTGCCTATCAGATAGTGAATTGTCAGGACGATACTTGTTCGCTTACCAAACTATCTCTACCACTACGAGACGATGATCCTCATTCTATTCGTGATGTATTGTGCATGGTTGATGACAGTTGGTGGCAAGCTTTTTCCTGTTTAGACACCAGTTTGAAAACAGGGAATTCGGCGTTTTCTCATCAACATGGTGAAGACTTTTTTAGTTTCTTGAGCAAACACCCAGAAAAACAGAAAAATTTTGACCGCGGCATGGCAAAATTATCAACCTACGATGATAACTCTATTGCCGATGCCTTTAATTTTTCACAGTGTTCACATTTAATTGATATGGGTGGTGGTCGAGGTGGCTTGGTTAAAGCCTTATCGCAAAAATATCCTCATCTTAAACTTACGTTATTTGATACCCCTCAAGTCATTAATCAATTAAGCAATAGCGATTTCTCAGCGCAGGTTGAATTGGTTGCAGGAGACTTTTTAAAATCAATTCCCAAGGTCGATGCCTATATGTTTAAGGGGGTTTTACATGATTTTAATGATGACTTTATGCATCAGATTTTAAGCAATTGTTATCGTCAAATGCCTGAAGATGCAACTCTTTTTATTGCCGAACAGGTGTTACCGGATAATGAAGGACCTCACCCTAATAAAACTATGGATATTGTGATGATGGTTTTATTAGGCGGCAGACAGCGCAGCCTGTCAGAATGGCAAAAATCTATAGAACCCGCAGGTTTTATCTATCAAGACAGTTATAAAACAAATTCCCTGTTTACATTGATGCGATTTAAACCCAGGAAATAA
- a CDS encoding FAD-binding protein — translation MQQMHWNTPQIKQCENEIGERILSNEHSLSLFAQDFGKIVHSSPTAVCAPSSVDTLKLLLNYAHQNYLPVTIRGNGLSQNGQSLAVDGGLTIHLENLNRVGEHESEFIWVDANTSWASLLAASLKQAQCPYVIPYNCNLSVGGVLSAGGIGASSFKYGSVTSHVKALEVITAEGKTEIVDSRSELFNACLSGQGRFGIISKACINLRRCKDNTRTFFLVYLDREQWLEDIEIAAKEGDYIETFCSPSIQGAKLTDSGRRLPFAHWLYALHITKEYADIAPVLADISPNLKPWKTLHTQDESIDSYLHRHDSRFEAMRITGQWELLHPWYECFISGELLRATLEEVLPQLPLYYATVLQIVPIANQPRTGFLMFPESNQIYALMILTPGVNDKLLPGCLQTIKNLDALFLEQGGKRYLSGYLGENLEQKYWKNHFGSSYEVWSNLKKKYDPHYILRSSLYNF, via the coding sequence ATGCAGCAAATGCATTGGAATACGCCTCAGATAAAGCAGTGTGAGAATGAGATAGGAGAGCGAATACTCAGCAATGAGCATTCGCTCTCTCTTTTTGCTCAAGACTTTGGCAAAATTGTACACTCTTCGCCAACGGCAGTCTGCGCCCCCTCATCGGTTGATACGCTAAAACTTCTATTAAATTATGCCCATCAAAATTATCTTCCTGTAACAATTCGAGGAAATGGTTTAAGTCAAAATGGCCAATCTTTAGCGGTAGATGGTGGTTTGACTATTCATTTAGAGAACTTAAACAGAGTGGGTGAGCACGAGAGTGAATTTATTTGGGTGGATGCGAATACAAGTTGGGCAAGTTTATTAGCTGCTTCCTTAAAGCAAGCACAATGTCCTTATGTGATTCCTTACAATTGTAATTTATCGGTTGGGGGTGTTTTATCCGCAGGAGGAATAGGCGCCTCTTCTTTTAAATATGGGAGTGTAACCTCGCATGTGAAAGCCCTTGAAGTCATAACGGCAGAGGGAAAAACTGAAATTGTGGATTCTCGTTCTGAGCTTTTCAATGCTTGTCTTTCCGGGCAAGGCCGTTTTGGAATTATTAGCAAAGCTTGTATCAATTTACGTCGATGCAAAGACAACACCAGGACCTTTTTTTTGGTTTATCTTGATAGAGAGCAATGGCTAGAAGATATAGAGATAGCCGCCAAGGAAGGGGATTATATCGAAACGTTTTGCTCCCCCTCTATTCAAGGAGCGAAATTAACAGATTCGGGGAGGCGATTACCCTTTGCCCACTGGCTTTATGCATTACATATCACTAAGGAATACGCTGATATAGCTCCAGTTTTAGCGGATATTAGCCCAAATTTGAAACCGTGGAAAACGCTACATACTCAGGATGAATCCATTGACTCTTATTTACATCGTCATGATTCTCGCTTTGAGGCCATGAGAATTACGGGACAATGGGAATTATTGCATCCTTGGTATGAGTGTTTTATTTCAGGGGAGTTATTAAGAGCAACCTTGGAAGAAGTATTACCCCAATTGCCTCTTTATTATGCTACTGTATTGCAAATTGTTCCGATTGCAAACCAACCACGCACGGGCTTTTTAATGTTTCCAGAGAGTAATCAAATTTATGCACTCATGATTCTGACACCTGGAGTGAATGACAAATTACTGCCTGGTTGTTTACAAACCATAAAAAATTTAGATGCTCTATTTTTGGAACAAGGAGGAAAACGTTATCTCTCAGGGTATTTAGGTGAAAATCTGGAGCAAAAATACTGGAAAAATCACTTTGGTTCGTCTTATGAAGTTTGGTCAAATCTTAAGAAAAAGTATGATCCACATTATATCTTGAGGTCCTCTCTATACAATTTTTGA